One Theropithecus gelada isolate Dixy chromosome 3, Tgel_1.0, whole genome shotgun sequence genomic window carries:
- the FAM220A gene encoding protein FAM220A, with protein MRDRRGSLGTCLAQVQQAGGGDSNKLSYSLKKRMPTEGLWPADAPSWMNKPVVDGNSQSEALSLEMRKDPSGAGLWLHSGGPVLPYVKESVRRNPASAATRSTAVGLLPAPTECFAQVACSGVEALERDWLGGGARTTDGHRGQCPKGEPRVSRLLRHQKLPEMGSFQDDPPSALPKGLGSELEPSCLHSVLSATLHACPEVLLNDETKRVFLDRLKPMFSKQTMEFKKMLKNTSDGLQITLGLLALQPFELANSLCHS; from the coding sequence ATGAGGGACAGAAGGGGGTCCCTCGGCACCTGCCTGGCACAAGTGCAGCAGGCCGGAGGAGGTGACTCGAACAAACTGTCATACAGCCTTAAGAAAAGAATGCCGACGGAGGGCCTTTGGCCTGCAGATGCACCCTCCTGGATGAATAAGCCTGTGGTTGATGGAAATTCACAGAGTGAGGCATTATCACTGGAAATGAGAAAGGATCCGAGCGGGGCTGGCCTCTGGCTTCACAGTGGTGGCCCAGTGCTTCCATACGTGAAAGAATCAGTAAGAAGAAATCCAGCCTCAGCAGCCACTCGGAGCACAGCCGTGGGTTTGCTCCCTGCTCCAACAGAGTGTTTTGCTCAGGTGGCCTGCAGTGGTGTTGAAGCTCTGGAGCGGGACTGGCTTGGAGGAGGGGCCAGGACCACCGACGGCCACAGAGGACAGTGCCCCAAAGGAGAGCCTCGGGTGTCACGACTGCTACGCCATCAAAAACTGCCGGAAATGGGAAGTTTTCAGGATGACCCACCAAGTGCTCTTCCCAAGGGTCTGGGCTCTGAGTTGGAACCCTCTTGCCTGCACTCCGTCCTGTCTGCAACACTGCACGCGTGTCCCGAAGTGCTCCTGAATGATGAGACAAAACGAGTTTTCCTTGACCGTTTAAAGCCCATGTTTTCAAAGCAAACGATGGAATTCAAGAAAATGCTTAAAAACACCTCGGATGGTCTGCAGATAACACTGGGGTTACTGGCTCTGCAACCTTTTGAATTAGCGAATTCATTATGCCATAGTTAA